A part of Nitrospira sp. genomic DNA contains:
- a CDS encoding DUF3631 domain-containing protein yields the protein MEQAAKSPLGPEEPSILDEVYAFLGQFVAYPSDAAHVAHTLWVVHTHLMDKWDSTPRIAFLSPEPGSGKTRALETTETLVPRPIEAINATPAYMFRKISDPAGLPTVLYDEIDTLFGPRAKENEELRGVINAGHRPGAQAGRCVVKGKQVETEELPAYCAVAMAGLGNLPDSILSRSVIIRMRRRAPNEQVSPYRRKVHGKQGSIIRNKLEAWANDIKKTIETSPQLPEGIVDRNADVWEALIAVADAVGGAWPERARASAVSLVSASADDRGSLGLRLLTDLRTVFGDKKTLFTVDLLTALHSLEESPWGDLKGRPLDPHRLSTLLKPYGVKSKQVRIGEKSQKGYSLDDLADAWIRYLCSKPSLSPPEGETRETQETPQEPEGGVPVGSTHGQAKAETEEVIDLVD from the coding sequence ATGGAACAGGCGGCCAAGAGTCCGTTAGGACCTGAAGAGCCGAGCATCCTCGATGAGGTGTACGCCTTTCTCGGTCAATTTGTCGCCTATCCATCTGACGCCGCTCACGTAGCTCATACGCTCTGGGTCGTGCATACCCATCTGATGGATAAGTGGGATTCAACACCACGAATCGCCTTCCTCTCCCCTGAGCCCGGCTCAGGAAAAACACGGGCCTTGGAAACCACTGAAACGCTCGTCCCTCGCCCTATCGAGGCGATCAATGCAACACCCGCCTACATGTTCAGGAAAATTTCCGACCCCGCAGGTCTCCCTACGGTGCTGTACGACGAAATTGATACCCTCTTTGGTCCGCGAGCGAAGGAGAACGAAGAACTGCGGGGCGTGATTAACGCGGGGCATCGACCTGGGGCTCAGGCGGGGAGATGCGTGGTTAAAGGGAAACAGGTGGAAACAGAAGAGCTGCCTGCCTATTGCGCCGTGGCGATGGCAGGCCTTGGCAACCTGCCTGATTCGATTCTCAGTCGATCGGTCATTATCCGTATGCGACGGCGGGCACCCAACGAACAGGTGTCACCGTATCGGCGGAAGGTCCATGGGAAACAAGGAAGCATCATCCGAAACAAACTTGAGGCTTGGGCCAATGACATCAAAAAGACCATCGAGACGAGCCCCCAACTACCGGAAGGCATTGTTGATCGTAATGCTGATGTGTGGGAGGCCCTGATTGCGGTTGCTGATGCGGTGGGCGGTGCCTGGCCTGAACGTGCCCGCGCATCGGCTGTTTCCCTTGTTTCGGCTTCCGCAGATGACAGGGGGAGCCTTGGACTACGACTCCTGACGGATCTCCGTACAGTGTTCGGCGATAAAAAGACGCTCTTCACGGTGGATCTTCTGACCGCTCTTCACTCCCTAGAGGAAAGTCCATGGGGTGATCTGAAAGGGCGGCCCTTAGACCCCCATCGGCTCTCAACTCTACTCAAACCCTATGGGGTGAAATCTAAGCAAGTCAGGATTGGAGAGAAGAGTCAAAAAGGCTATAGCCTCGACGATCTGGCGGACGCGTGGATTCGCTATCTTTGCTCGAAGCCCTCTCTGTCACCCCCCGAAGGCGAAACACGCGAAACACAAGAAACCCCTCAGGAGCCAGAGGGTGGCGTCCCGGTAGGCAGCACCCACGGCCAGGCAAAGGCCGAAACCGAGGAGGTGATCGACCTTGTTGATTGA
- a CDS encoding CopG family transcriptional regulator, with protein MSPRGKKRTEKEIVKTTVELPHDLWRTVKVRAMDEGTDLRGIIVLALQQYLAKKGARREE; from the coding sequence ATGAGCCCTAGAGGAAAAAAAAGAACCGAAAAAGAGATCGTCAAGACGACGGTTGAGCTACCACATGACCTCTGGCGGACCGTGAAGGTCCGGGCAATGGACGAAGGGACAGACCTCCGAGGCATTATTGTTCTTGCGCTGCAACAATATCTTGCTAAGAAGGGCGCGAGACGGGAGGAGTAA
- a CDS encoding site-specific integrase codes for MSDHDSREQAKREYQQALEKLAKVFPEAAVGLPGPQPTSPSGNPTTAKRRGQGRVFRRGTKYWIAYYAKRAGRSVEIREPGGQTEKEARKKLTFRLKQVGAHDLGYEVLKGPQSEKITIEDLLDRLERKYEELGKERRRTHSHMTHLRDFFGVERAMSVAEGGRISDYIRFRQREHASPGTINRELRILRRAYHVGVGEKRLNRSSVPTFELLPEHNIREGFVEKGAFEAILSNLKDPDVRDVVNWGFWSGMRKGEITKLPWSSFDKETWTITLPGRITKNGTPRKLALVGTYREIIKRRLNARVIGCDLIFHRNGKPLGSFRKAWANACKKAGVASLLFHDLRRSAIRNMVRAGVERTVARTISGHKTEAIFSRYDITSEEDLKDAALKTEAYVSALPSKSKITPLDQVG; via the coding sequence ATGTCTGACCATGATTCGAGAGAGCAAGCCAAACGTGAGTACCAACAGGCACTAGAGAAACTTGCCAAAGTCTTCCCGGAAGCCGCAGTGGGCTTGCCTGGGCCTCAACCGACTTCCCCCAGTGGCAACCCCACCACGGCGAAACGGCGCGGACAAGGGCGCGTGTTTCGTCGTGGAACGAAATACTGGATTGCGTATTACGCGAAGCGAGCAGGTCGCAGTGTGGAGATTCGAGAGCCTGGCGGTCAGACCGAGAAAGAGGCACGCAAGAAACTCACATTTCGATTGAAACAAGTCGGGGCACACGATCTCGGCTACGAAGTGCTCAAAGGCCCCCAATCCGAGAAGATCACGATTGAAGACCTGCTCGACCGTTTAGAGAGAAAGTATGAAGAGCTGGGGAAAGAGCGCCGACGAACGCACTCGCACATGACACACCTGAGAGACTTTTTCGGTGTTGAGCGGGCGATGTCTGTGGCGGAAGGAGGGCGGATCTCAGACTACATTCGCTTCCGACAGAGAGAACATGCCTCTCCAGGAACCATTAACCGAGAACTCAGAATTCTCAGACGAGCCTACCATGTGGGAGTAGGTGAGAAACGCCTCAATCGATCTTCAGTTCCGACGTTTGAGTTACTGCCTGAACACAATATCCGTGAAGGGTTCGTGGAGAAGGGAGCCTTTGAGGCGATTCTCTCCAATCTCAAAGATCCCGATGTTCGGGATGTGGTGAACTGGGGGTTCTGGTCAGGAATGAGAAAGGGCGAAATCACTAAGCTGCCCTGGTCGTCATTCGATAAGGAAACGTGGACGATTACCTTGCCCGGTAGAATTACGAAGAACGGAACGCCCCGCAAGCTCGCGCTCGTTGGGACCTATCGCGAGATTATTAAGCGCCGACTCAACGCCCGTGTGATCGGCTGTGATCTCATCTTTCATCGCAACGGGAAGCCGCTCGGTTCTTTTCGGAAGGCATGGGCGAATGCCTGTAAGAAGGCCGGTGTCGCCAGCCTTCTGTTTCACGATCTGCGACGATCGGCGATCAGAAATATGGTAAGAGCTGGTGTTGAACGAACCGTGGCACGGACTATTTCCGGTCATAAGACCGAGGCAATTTTCTCCAGATATGACATCACGAGCGAGGAGGACCTGAAAGACGCGGCTCTCAAGACAGAGGCCTACGTCTCAGCTCTCCCCTCGAAATCGAAGATCACGCCCTTGGATCAGGTTGGTTGA
- a CDS encoding adenylosuccinate synthase yields MGNLVIIGAQWGDEGKGKIVDILAQNADIVVRYQGGSNAGHTVINDRGTFVFHLIPSGILYRGTLCAIGNGVVVDPSSLIEEMDHLQGQGVKFGKNFVISQRAHVILPYHKAIDRASEQSKGSRKIGTTGRGIGPSYADKMARIGILMGDLLNPPLFKKKLEENLVEMNWFLERLYKVETFQVDKVFNQYMAYADRLRSYIVDTTTLLNRAIGKNKTVLFEGAQGTHLDVDFGTYPYVTSSSSAAGGACTGTGVGPTMIDAVMGIAKVYTTRVGSGPFPTELTDEVGQGLQERGKEFGSTTGRARRCGWFDAVVVRHATQVNGLSSLAVTKLDVLDGCKELKLCTGYRHGNTIHKDMPADLDVLTGCEPIYQRMKGWTAATTGATSYKRLPVEAKRYLARIEELAQCRIDMISTGSKRAETIMLRNPLDCSRRRSKRS; encoded by the coding sequence ATGGGCAATCTCGTCATTATTGGTGCTCAGTGGGGCGATGAGGGCAAGGGCAAGATCGTCGATATCTTAGCCCAAAACGCCGATATCGTCGTGCGTTACCAAGGCGGTTCCAACGCTGGACACACGGTCATCAACGATCGTGGAACATTTGTTTTCCATCTCATCCCTTCAGGGATTCTGTATCGTGGCACGTTGTGTGCGATCGGCAACGGCGTGGTCGTTGATCCTAGTTCTCTGATCGAGGAGATGGATCACCTACAAGGTCAGGGTGTGAAGTTCGGGAAGAATTTCGTCATTAGTCAGCGGGCTCACGTCATCTTGCCCTACCATAAAGCAATCGATCGCGCGTCAGAACAGTCCAAAGGGTCACGGAAAATCGGCACGACCGGACGTGGGATTGGACCCTCGTACGCTGACAAGATGGCGCGGATCGGAATTCTTATGGGGGATCTGCTGAACCCACCATTGTTCAAGAAAAAACTCGAAGAGAATCTTGTCGAGATGAACTGGTTTTTAGAGCGACTCTACAAAGTCGAGACATTTCAAGTCGACAAAGTCTTCAACCAATATATGGCGTATGCCGATCGACTCAGGAGTTATATTGTCGATACAACCACGTTGCTCAATCGCGCGATCGGGAAGAACAAGACCGTCTTGTTTGAAGGGGCGCAAGGTACCCATCTGGATGTGGATTTCGGCACCTATCCTTACGTCACTTCGTCCAGTTCAGCGGCAGGTGGCGCTTGCACGGGAACTGGCGTGGGTCCGACAATGATTGACGCGGTCATGGGCATTGCGAAGGTCTACACCACGAGGGTGGGCAGTGGCCCCTTTCCAACTGAGCTGACCGACGAGGTTGGACAGGGGTTACAAGAACGTGGAAAGGAGTTCGGTTCGACTACGGGGCGTGCCAGAAGATGTGGCTGGTTCGATGCGGTCGTTGTCCGCCATGCGACACAAGTCAACGGATTATCCTCCCTGGCCGTGACCAAGCTCGATGTGCTCGATGGCTGCAAGGAGTTGAAACTCTGTACCGGCTACAGGCATGGGAACACCATCCATAAAGATATGCCAGCCGATCTGGACGTGTTGACCGGTTGCGAGCCGATCTATCAACGGATGAAAGGGTGGACTGCTGCGACGACGGGGGCGACCAGCTATAAGCGACTCCCGGTCGAAGCGAAACGATACCTTGCCCGCATCGAAGAGTTGGCACAGTGCCGAATCGACATGATCTCGACCGGATCCAAGCGTGCCGAAACGATCATGCTGCGGAATCCCTTGGATTGCTCTCGCCGCCGCTCCAAACGCTCCTGA
- a CDS encoding ATP-binding cassette domain-containing protein, producing the protein MLQIESVSKQYSTKVLLAEASAHLRPSSRVGLVGPNGAGKTTLFRMVLGEESPDEGSVRKRPRLRIGYLPQELETITGKTVLDATHRDEYPEHEAERILMGLGFTEVDFNRPVEKLSGGYRMRVALGHLLLSNPDVLMLDEPTNHLDKPTQRWFEQFLLQSGMTLLIISHDTAFLDRVVTHVWELRHHKIEEYRGNYSLFCKLKAEKDAQLQASAARQSKEVARVQQFVDRFRYQANKASQVQSRIKQLDKVKRIEIQRDPKRVKFRFPLPSSSGRQVLDLAGASKRYGEKVVYKTLDFSVERGQRIALVGENGAGKSTLLKMLAGVLPSDTGTRTVGHGVTVHYFAQHQAETLNPEHSILESLEEVTSHAEMNFLRGIAGAFLFSGDDQKKLIKALSGGERNRVALARMLVEPANTLLLDEPTNHLDPASVDMLTDALAQFPGTIIFISHDPTFLARIATRVVEIEEGQARNFIGDYEYYLWKKAQEFESIKGTSEELERASPRSSSGPTRAMEQQVQTKGRGGERRDLTKTQTRLEKQVSRAETEISEAEEKIKAREAELADPKLYEQFDRWNLLHHEQAEWKGELARLTTRWESLSAELENVKQQLVSMG; encoded by the coding sequence ATGCTTCAAATTGAATCCGTCAGCAAACAATACTCTACCAAAGTGCTGCTCGCTGAAGCCTCCGCACATCTTCGCCCAAGTTCACGAGTTGGCTTGGTCGGACCGAACGGCGCTGGGAAAACGACGCTCTTTCGCATGGTCCTTGGTGAAGAGTCACCGGACGAAGGCTCGGTCCGCAAGCGGCCTCGCCTTCGGATCGGCTACCTCCCACAGGAACTGGAAACGATTACGGGTAAGACGGTCCTCGATGCTACACATCGCGATGAGTACCCTGAGCACGAGGCAGAGCGCATCCTAATGGGCTTGGGGTTTACGGAGGTTGATTTTAATCGCCCCGTCGAGAAACTGTCTGGAGGCTATCGAATGCGGGTCGCGTTGGGACATCTGCTCTTGTCCAATCCCGACGTGCTCATGCTGGACGAACCAACCAACCATTTGGACAAGCCGACTCAGCGCTGGTTCGAGCAGTTTTTGTTGCAATCCGGTATGACGCTGCTGATCATTAGCCACGACACGGCGTTTTTAGATCGCGTCGTCACGCACGTCTGGGAACTCCGGCACCATAAGATTGAGGAGTACCGTGGCAACTATTCGCTCTTCTGCAAACTGAAAGCCGAAAAGGATGCTCAACTCCAGGCCTCTGCGGCTCGCCAATCCAAAGAGGTCGCTCGGGTTCAACAATTTGTTGATCGCTTCCGGTATCAGGCCAACAAGGCCAGCCAAGTCCAATCACGCATCAAGCAGCTCGATAAGGTCAAACGGATCGAAATACAGCGAGATCCGAAGCGCGTGAAGTTCCGGTTTCCGCTTCCGTCAAGCAGCGGACGCCAGGTATTGGACCTCGCTGGAGCCAGTAAGCGCTACGGTGAAAAGGTCGTCTACAAAACCCTCGACTTTTCCGTTGAGCGTGGCCAACGTATCGCCCTGGTCGGTGAGAACGGAGCCGGAAAGAGTACCCTCTTGAAGATGCTCGCCGGCGTTCTCCCTTCCGATACCGGTACCAGAACCGTCGGACACGGCGTGACAGTGCACTACTTCGCCCAGCATCAGGCGGAAACCTTGAACCCTGAGCACTCGATTCTTGAGTCGCTGGAAGAAGTCACCAGCCATGCTGAAATGAATTTTCTGCGCGGCATCGCCGGCGCCTTCTTGTTTTCCGGCGACGATCAGAAAAAACTGATCAAGGCATTGAGCGGTGGTGAGCGAAACCGCGTGGCCTTAGCCCGCATGCTGGTCGAGCCCGCCAATACCTTGCTGCTCGATGAGCCGACGAACCATCTGGACCCAGCCTCTGTGGATATGCTCACAGACGCATTGGCTCAATTCCCCGGGACCATCATCTTCATTTCCCATGACCCAACATTTTTGGCACGCATCGCCACCCGGGTCGTTGAGATTGAAGAGGGACAGGCGCGGAACTTCATCGGTGACTACGAGTATTATTTATGGAAGAAGGCCCAAGAGTTTGAGTCCATTAAAGGAACGAGCGAAGAGCTCGAACGAGCATCGCCTCGCTCCTCTTCAGGCCCTACTCGGGCAATGGAACAGCAAGTACAGACCAAAGGGCGCGGTGGAGAGCGCCGTGATCTCACCAAGACGCAGACGCGATTGGAGAAACAAGTATCACGCGCCGAAACAGAGATTAGCGAGGCGGAAGAAAAGATCAAGGCCCGCGAGGCTGAATTGGCTGATCCGAAGCTCTATGAACAGTTCGACCGGTGGAACCTGCTGCACCACGAACAGGCGGAGTGGAAGGGCGAGCTTGCGCGACTGACTACCCGATGGGAATCCCTGTCGGCTGAACTTGAGAATGTGAAGCAACAGCTCGTGTCGATGGGTTAG